A genomic window from Alkalihalobacillus sp. AL-G includes:
- a CDS encoding GMC family oxidoreductase, which translates to MSKKAFDYIVVGAGTAGGVIAKELSDDKHTSVLLLEPGTNMTEALRSGSGSRALSLAADNKFSFNILTKGELNIGQQLRLSSGRAIGGSSEHNAMYAVRGSEDLYDEWARLVGSQWSYDSIRSLFKKNETYTGSTQEPDERGTEGPIYVRQQDIPNGRLIPTLVKATSDILDIPIVEDYNTGIRDCTFLKSQFLQKEVDDQYVRSSTATGYLNKDIVTQGDEFEPDEFGVDGRRLVILTKTTVNRVLLEKDGRDYIAVGVEVVKDGKSKRAYAKKGIIICAGNFSSVILQRSGIGKSTDLANIGISTLIESVNVGHNFQSHFTGGIGVEVETSRLKQVIDADPDMPFPLGAFKGDGRSGGRRLQFYGSTGPRFVPVQDVHINNWEFDPNKPTNVMSVGIFDLNPKSRGTILAAHSDPEAYPSINLNPLTDPDDLDFMVDQYIETFNIMKRARKLDKGGIYKVVYPPENVFNIADEDTKYKKLADYIKASYHNIAHFSGQCKMGRNIGEGVVDGYLNVFGTKKLKVADLSICPIIPDGNTSMPAQFIGLNAVRFLREESSD; encoded by the coding sequence ATGTCAAAAAAAGCATTTGATTATATCGTGGTCGGAGCAGGCACTGCCGGAGGGGTGATCGCTAAAGAATTGTCAGATGACAAACATACGTCAGTTCTTCTCCTGGAACCGGGTACCAATATGACGGAAGCGCTTCGTAGTGGTTCTGGGAGCAGGGCATTATCTTTAGCTGCTGATAACAAATTTTCATTTAACATTCTTACAAAGGGTGAACTGAATATCGGACAGCAGTTACGGTTATCCAGTGGTAGAGCAATCGGGGGAAGTTCTGAACATAATGCTATGTATGCTGTACGCGGAAGCGAGGACCTCTATGATGAATGGGCAAGGCTTGTCGGTTCACAATGGAGCTACGACAGTATACGTTCATTATTTAAAAAGAATGAAACCTATACTGGAAGTACACAAGAACCGGATGAACGAGGAACAGAAGGCCCGATCTATGTCCGCCAGCAAGATATTCCAAATGGTCGGCTCATACCAACTTTGGTTAAAGCTACATCCGATATTTTGGATATTCCGATTGTCGAAGATTACAATACAGGGATAAGGGATTGTACATTTTTAAAGTCCCAATTTCTTCAAAAGGAAGTCGATGATCAATATGTTCGTTCCTCTACTGCGACAGGTTATCTCAATAAAGACATTGTTACTCAGGGAGACGAGTTCGAACCCGATGAGTTTGGGGTTGACGGTAGAAGGTTGGTTATTCTGACAAAAACGACAGTGAACAGAGTGCTATTGGAAAAGGATGGAAGAGATTACATCGCTGTCGGAGTCGAAGTAGTCAAGGATGGAAAATCTAAGAGAGCGTATGCAAAAAAAGGAATCATCATTTGTGCTGGTAACTTCTCATCTGTTATTCTACAGCGTTCAGGAATCGGAAAATCAACAGATTTGGCAAATATCGGCATATCTACTTTAATAGAGAGTGTGAATGTCGGCCATAATTTCCAATCACATTTTACCGGAGGAATCGGAGTCGAAGTAGAAACATCACGACTTAAACAGGTCATTGATGCGGATCCAGATATGCCATTTCCATTAGGTGCTTTTAAAGGAGATGGCCGATCAGGAGGGCGTCGCCTTCAATTCTATGGATCCACTGGACCAAGGTTTGTCCCTGTTCAGGATGTCCATATAAACAACTGGGAGTTTGATCCAAACAAACCAACTAATGTCATGAGTGTTGGCATATTCGATCTGAATCCTAAAAGCAGAGGTACAATTCTCGCTGCGCATAGTGATCCAGAGGCTTATCCTTCCATCAACCTTAATCCGCTTACAGATCCTGACGATTTGGATTTTATGGTGGATCAATATATTGAAACGTTCAATATTATGAAACGAGCTCGCAAACTGGATAAAGGAGGCATTTATAAGGTCGTCTATCCACCTGAAAATGTTTTCAATATAGCAGATGAGGATACAAAGTATAAAAAACTTGCCGATTATATTAAGGCTTCTTATCATAATATTGCACATTTCTCAGGTCAATGTAAGATGGGAAGGAATATTGGAGAAGGAGTTGTGGATGGGTACCTAAATGTTTTCGGTACAAAAAAACTAAAAGTTGCTGATCTTTCCATATGCCCGATTATACCAGATGGGAACACCTCAATGCCTGCCCAGTTCATCGGGCTAAATGCAGTTAGATTTCTCCGTGAGGAATCTTCCGATTAA
- a CDS encoding RHS repeat domain-containing protein, translating to MGYQGENQDTYSDPWQPNEVVTITEGPVVKEFFYNERNQKSKIIEYIGGGERSKSFVYDTMGNVLTATDGKGQTTSYQYDPFSRLTKVTDPKGNVTEYQYDNVGNRTKVIQCQR from the coding sequence TTGGGATACCAAGGAGAAAACCAGGATACCTACAGTGACCCTTGGCAGCCTAATGAGGTTGTTACCATTACCGAAGGTCCTGTAGTCAAAGAGTTCTTCTATAATGAACGGAATCAAAAGTCAAAAATTATTGAGTACATTGGCGGCGGAGAGCGTTCGAAAAGTTTTGTCTATGATACGATGGGTAATGTCTTAACAGCGACGGATGGAAAAGGTCAAACCACATCTTATCAATACGATCCGTTTTCACGGTTGACGAAGGTAACCGATCCGAAAGGAAATGTTACTGAGTATCAATATGATAATGTTGGAAACCGGACCAAAGTGATCCAATGCCAAAGGTAA